Proteins encoded in a region of the Deinococcus carri genome:
- a CDS encoding helix-turn-helix transcriptional regulator, giving the protein MESFPPDEQHIQEMQRRLGQRIMQLRKGRGWSQDTFAHLAGLNRAYPNKIEKAKVDLRFSTLVRIANVFDMTVDSLLTFDWHAASDPGKSK; this is encoded by the coding sequence GTGGAAAGTTTTCCCCCAGATGAGCAGCACATTCAGGAGATGCAGCGGCGGCTGGGGCAGCGCATCATGCAACTCCGTAAAGGGAGAGGATGGAGCCAGGACACGTTTGCCCACCTGGCAGGACTGAATAGGGCGTATCCAAACAAGATCGAAAAGGCCAAGGTAGACCTGAGGTTCAGCACCCTTGTGCGGATTGCCAACGTCTTCGACATGACGGTGGACAGCTTGCTGACGTTCGATTGGCACGCAGCGTCCGACCCAGGAAAAAGTAAATGA